The Pseudomonas kermanshahensis genome includes a window with the following:
- a CDS encoding transketolase — protein sequence MTEIHHPLLARMSEHAWRIRRFALRMGEVQGQGYVGQALGWADVLAVAYCHAMNIRADDPEWEGRDRFLLSHGHYAIALYAALLEAGVLPEAELETYGSDDSRLPMSGMATYTPGMEISGGSLGQGLAIAVGQALALRMKGNDAFVYNSMSDGELDEGAVWEAAMSASHHQLGNLINLVDINRQQADGPSHDILQFEPLADKWAAFGWHVQRVDGNDLQTVIEAFDIARGFTGDKPRVILFDTLMGKGVPFLEQRDKNHFIRVEPEEWQQALTDLDEIYATRSPQ from the coding sequence ATGACCGAGATTCACCACCCGCTTTTGGCCAGGATGTCGGAACACGCGTGGCGTATTCGGCGTTTTGCCTTGCGCATGGGAGAGGTTCAAGGCCAGGGCTATGTGGGCCAGGCGCTGGGCTGGGCCGACGTGCTTGCTGTCGCCTACTGCCACGCCATGAATATTCGTGCTGATGACCCGGAATGGGAAGGTCGTGACCGCTTCCTACTGTCACACGGGCATTACGCCATTGCTCTATACGCCGCCCTCTTGGAAGCAGGGGTTCTTCCAGAAGCAGAGCTAGAAACCTACGGCTCCGACGACAGCCGACTGCCGATGTCCGGGATGGCGACCTATACGCCCGGCATGGAGATCTCGGGTGGTTCACTCGGTCAAGGCTTAGCGATCGCGGTAGGCCAAGCTCTTGCTCTGCGCATGAAGGGCAACGATGCCTTCGTCTACAACTCGATGTCCGACGGAGAACTGGATGAGGGGGCGGTGTGGGAAGCAGCTATGTCGGCATCGCATCATCAGTTGGGCAACCTGATCAACTTGGTAGACATCAACCGCCAGCAGGCTGATGGCCCCTCCCATGACATCCTCCAGTTCGAACCCCTGGCCGATAAATGGGCAGCGTTTGGCTGGCATGTACAGCGTGTAGACGGCAACGACCTGCAAACCGTGATCGAGGCGTTCGACATTGCTCGCGGTTTTACGGGGGACAAACCTCGCGTGATCCTGTTCGACACGCTAATGGGTAAGGGTGTGCCTTTCCTGGAGCAGCGGGACAAGAACCACTTCATCAGGGTCGAGCCCGAGGAGTGGCAGCAAGCACTTACAGACCTCGACGAGATCTATGCGACCCGGAGCCCACAATGA
- a CDS encoding LysR substrate-binding domain-containing protein encodes MKLLKRVPLPALRVFEAAGRTCSFVEAAKELDLSPSAVSHAIRKLEAAAGLTLFTRNTRHTSLTLEGAMLLDHVQRGFEEMSRGLAIATNEPAVPLRLHTAPTFASQWLVPRLASFLEDHPGIDLRISASTDYALFDNDDFDLDIVYGEPRPSPHEKTPLRIEELTPLCSPEVAKHLRTPQDLYSQFLIQSDGQSVQWRGWFAANGMQPPSNYGLAFDRSSMGIAAAAGGLGVVLESDLLAEQELASGRLVSPLRHVSNSVRYVGHYLVHPRRPRQPHAVSQFKQWMFKALSAQAI; translated from the coding sequence ATGAAGCTTTTGAAACGGGTGCCTCTCCCTGCCCTCAGAGTTTTTGAAGCAGCGGGTCGTACCTGCTCTTTTGTCGAGGCAGCAAAGGAGCTCGATCTTTCCCCGAGCGCGGTCAGCCATGCGATTCGCAAACTGGAAGCGGCCGCAGGACTTACCCTCTTCACGCGGAACACGCGCCACACATCCCTGACGCTAGAAGGCGCCATGCTGCTGGATCACGTTCAGCGCGGGTTTGAAGAAATGAGTCGAGGCCTTGCGATCGCGACCAACGAGCCTGCGGTACCTCTACGTCTGCACACGGCGCCCACCTTCGCCAGCCAGTGGTTGGTGCCGCGGTTAGCGAGTTTCCTAGAAGACCACCCAGGAATTGATCTGCGTATTTCAGCGAGCACAGACTATGCGCTGTTCGATAACGATGATTTCGACCTGGACATCGTCTACGGTGAGCCCAGACCGTCGCCTCATGAGAAGACGCCGCTGCGCATCGAGGAGTTAACACCGCTGTGCAGCCCGGAGGTAGCCAAGCATCTGCGCACCCCTCAGGATTTATATTCTCAGTTCCTAATCCAAAGCGACGGTCAGTCCGTCCAGTGGAGAGGCTGGTTTGCAGCGAATGGAATGCAGCCACCGAGTAACTACGGCTTGGCGTTTGACCGGAGCTCTATGGGCATAGCTGCTGCTGCAGGAGGTCTGGGCGTAGTACTTGAATCTGATTTGTTAGCCGAGCAGGAATTGGCGAGCGGTCGCTTGGTCAGTCCGCTTCGCCATGTCAGCAATAGCGTTCGGTACGTTGGTCACTACCTAGTGCATCCCCGCCGACCTAGGCAGCCCCATGCAGTTTCTCAGTTTAAGCAGTGGATGTTCAAAGCACTATCGGCTCAAGCAATTTGA
- a CDS encoding LysR family transcriptional regulator, with translation MQHLDHLSLHLFVIICEEGTIARASERAYMAPSAVSKRISDIEARFGITLLKRSKRGVEPTPAGVALLRHARGLTRAIESLQSELSEYADGARGHVRVLANVSSIMEFLPEELSDFMLDNPLIQADIEERFSPDVVRGVAEGNADLGICRKSMAVGDLEFVPYRQDHLAVVVGADHPLAGRGSIAFEETLDYEHLGLSAFATLNTFMRNSAEAAGKELRFRSYVSSFDAAYRLVQFGLGLAVFPQEAVVRYAQLFDLRVIPLTDDWALGEFVICMRDRHALSLSARRLLDHLLLRAPAWQTRS, from the coding sequence ATGCAGCACCTCGATCACTTATCGTTGCACCTGTTCGTAATCATTTGCGAAGAAGGCACTATCGCCCGAGCCAGCGAGCGTGCATACATGGCGCCCTCCGCTGTCAGCAAGAGAATCTCGGACATTGAGGCGCGCTTTGGTATTACTCTGCTCAAACGCAGTAAGCGTGGCGTCGAACCTACCCCGGCGGGTGTCGCACTTTTGCGCCATGCACGAGGACTGACCCGCGCCATCGAATCTCTGCAAAGCGAACTGAGTGAATACGCGGACGGCGCACGCGGGCATGTGCGTGTGCTAGCCAATGTCTCGTCGATCATGGAGTTCCTTCCCGAGGAATTATCGGACTTCATGCTCGACAATCCGTTGATTCAGGCGGATATCGAAGAACGCTTCAGTCCGGATGTGGTGCGCGGGGTAGCGGAGGGCAATGCAGACCTGGGCATCTGCCGCAAGTCGATGGCCGTTGGCGACCTGGAGTTCGTGCCGTACCGGCAGGATCATCTGGCCGTGGTAGTTGGCGCCGATCACCCGCTGGCCGGGCGGGGCAGTATCGCGTTCGAAGAGACGCTGGATTACGAGCATCTGGGTTTGTCTGCATTCGCCACGCTCAATACCTTCATGCGCAACAGCGCTGAGGCGGCGGGCAAGGAATTGCGTTTTCGCTCGTACGTGTCGTCCTTTGACGCGGCCTATCGTCTGGTGCAGTTCGGCCTGGGCCTCGCAGTGTTCCCGCAGGAGGCGGTGGTGCGCTATGCGCAGCTGTTCGACCTGAGAGTGATCCCGCTGACCGATGACTGGGCGCTTGGCGAGTTCGTCATTTGCATGCGCGACCGCCATGCCTTGAGCCTGTCTGCGCGTCGCTTGCTCGACCATTTGCTGCTGCGTGCGCCGGCTTGGCAAACACGGAGCTGA
- a CDS encoding glycoside hydrolase family 15 protein: MRRVEITSVDGWQHGEPQRDEGGWLLLEEYGALGDGRSVALIGLDGSIDWWCVPHMDSPPLFDRLLAPHSGGFFSITPCENYRAERRYLPDSNVLETLFVTPNGRARLTESLNSGPVGRLPWAELGRRIEGIEGQVDFNIAIDFGTQADTVSPYLAPNDNGCVFHAGHILGMFIHDAQLRIDRKDDMGVRAFVSVGQGQRTVLAIVAGRDEPLVLPPLELIDERIDGSHREWQQWSKGLIYDGPFKSLVVRNALALKILLSSPSGAIMAAGTSSLPERIGGNKNFDYRFAWIRDAGYTIEAFLAIGAQPEAKAAFTWLLNRLGEHGPRVFYTLDGAIGDCTRPVDLPGYKNSPPVVGNDARDQLQHGVFGDIFETARCFIDSGNILDATSATILSGLADQCADSWKKADAGIWELHEKRHYTLSKISCWQALSRAIELADGGHLPTTCRERWHRERQRIQAWVDEHCWNEKRQTYVFYAGSDRLDASIALAVRFGYPSGPRLHSTLEAIQAELGTGPFHYRFSQASEEEGCFLACTFWLIEAWALIGQCDRAEDAFHRAVNGLDHGVGIYSEMVDPATGQFLGNLPQGLTHLAALRAALAIGGQGPER; encoded by the coding sequence ATGCGTCGCGTGGAAATTACATCGGTCGATGGATGGCAGCACGGTGAGCCTCAGCGAGATGAAGGCGGTTGGTTATTGCTGGAGGAATACGGAGCGCTCGGCGATGGGCGCTCTGTAGCCTTGATTGGCCTGGATGGATCCATCGACTGGTGGTGTGTACCCCACATGGATTCCCCGCCTCTGTTCGACCGATTACTCGCGCCCCATTCAGGTGGGTTCTTTTCCATTACGCCTTGCGAAAACTACCGCGCAGAACGCCGTTACCTTCCAGACAGTAATGTACTGGAGACACTGTTCGTCACGCCCAATGGCCGTGCCCGACTGACCGAGTCCCTCAACAGCGGGCCAGTGGGCCGTTTGCCATGGGCCGAACTCGGCAGACGCATAGAGGGTATCGAAGGGCAAGTCGATTTCAACATCGCCATCGACTTCGGCACCCAAGCCGACACCGTCAGTCCCTACCTTGCACCGAACGACAACGGCTGCGTTTTCCATGCCGGACACATACTCGGTATGTTCATCCACGACGCCCAGTTGCGTATTGATCGCAAGGACGATATGGGCGTCAGGGCATTCGTCAGCGTTGGCCAAGGACAAAGAACCGTACTGGCTATCGTCGCGGGACGGGATGAGCCGTTGGTGCTTCCCCCGCTCGAACTCATCGACGAACGTATCGATGGCTCCCACCGTGAGTGGCAGCAATGGTCGAAAGGCCTGATCTACGACGGCCCGTTCAAATCGCTGGTTGTCCGCAATGCGCTGGCATTGAAGATTCTGCTGTCCTCACCGAGCGGCGCGATCATGGCGGCAGGCACCTCGTCGCTGCCTGAGCGGATAGGCGGGAACAAGAACTTCGATTACCGCTTCGCCTGGATCCGGGATGCCGGATATACCATCGAAGCCTTCCTCGCTATCGGCGCGCAGCCTGAGGCCAAGGCAGCCTTTACCTGGCTGTTGAATCGGCTAGGTGAACATGGCCCACGTGTATTTTATACACTCGACGGTGCCATCGGCGATTGCACCCGCCCGGTAGACCTGCCGGGTTACAAAAACTCGCCACCGGTGGTGGGCAACGACGCCCGCGACCAGCTCCAGCATGGAGTATTCGGCGATATATTCGAAACCGCCCGTTGCTTTATCGACAGCGGCAATATCCTTGACGCGACAAGCGCGACGATCCTCTCTGGGCTGGCCGATCAATGCGCCGATAGCTGGAAAAAGGCCGACGCCGGAATCTGGGAGCTGCACGAGAAACGGCATTACACCTTGTCCAAGATCAGCTGCTGGCAGGCGCTGAGTCGGGCCATAGAGTTGGCAGATGGCGGCCACCTGCCGACCACCTGCCGTGAGCGGTGGCACCGTGAGCGTCAGCGTATCCAAGCGTGGGTAGATGAACATTGTTGGAACGAGAAACGCCAAACCTACGTGTTCTATGCGGGCAGCGACCGCCTGGACGCGTCCATCGCACTCGCAGTGCGTTTCGGCTACCCCTCGGGGCCACGCTTGCATAGCACACTCGAAGCCATACAGGCGGAACTGGGGACAGGGCCCTTTCACTACCGATTCAGCCAGGCCAGTGAAGAGGAAGGTTGCTTCCTGGCCTGTACTTTCTGGCTCATCGAAGCTTGGGCACTGATAGGTCAATGCGACCGCGCTGAAGACGCCTTCCACCGTGCGGTAAACGGCCTTGATCACGGCGTCGGCATCTACTCCGAAATGGTTGATCCAGCCACCGGCCAGTTTCTTGGCAATCTGCCACAGGGCTTGACCCATCTCGCGGCACTGCGCGCCGCGCTGGCGATTGGCGGTCAAGGGCCAGAACGCTAA
- a CDS encoding DUF421 domain-containing protein — protein sequence MDSILRAAGMYVALMLLFRVAGRRSLADLTTFDFVLLLIIGEATQQALLGDDFSFTNAMLVIATLIMLDVGLSLAKLNSKPLARLLDGHATLVVENGRFLQHRMRRVRLTEDDILESARDSQGLEKVEQIKFAIVERNGKISIIPNE from the coding sequence ATGGATTCGATCCTCCGCGCAGCCGGCATGTACGTCGCATTGATGCTGTTGTTTCGCGTCGCCGGCAGACGCTCACTGGCCGACCTGACCACCTTTGACTTCGTACTGTTACTGATCATCGGCGAAGCGACCCAACAGGCTTTGCTGGGCGATGACTTTTCCTTCACCAATGCCATGTTGGTCATTGCGACGCTGATAATGCTGGATGTCGGGCTGTCGCTCGCAAAACTCAATTCAAAGCCCTTGGCGCGGCTGCTCGACGGCCACGCAACGCTGGTCGTCGAAAATGGCCGTTTTCTTCAACACCGCATGCGTCGAGTTCGGCTCACGGAAGACGACATCCTCGAATCGGCCCGGGACAGCCAAGGGCTCGAAAAAGTAGAGCAGATCAAATTTGCCATCGTCGAGCGCAATGGAAAGATCTCGATCATACCCAACGAGTGA
- a CDS encoding CinA family protein codes for MASDPVLAVLGYLKDHHLVLTTAESCTAGCIVALLAAFPGTGEVLESGYVVYSPTAKKRLLGVSPETIERYGLTSEPVAWEMALGALKDSDANVVIATTGVAGPGPASGVLPGTLCFAWAFAGEPIAVFTCTQRFFGERAQVMHDGAVYGLTRLIHYHERWLRGERA; via the coding sequence ATGGCAAGTGACCCCGTACTGGCCGTGCTCGGCTATCTCAAAGACCACCACCTGGTACTCACCACTGCCGAGTCCTGTACAGCAGGCTGCATAGTCGCTTTGCTGGCGGCCTTCCCTGGTACTGGCGAGGTGCTGGAAAGCGGCTATGTCGTGTATTCGCCCACCGCCAAGAAGCGTCTGCTAGGTGTAAGTCCGGAAACCATCGAACGCTACGGGCTGACCAGCGAGCCAGTTGCCTGGGAAATGGCGCTAGGGGCATTGAAGGACAGCGATGCCAACGTCGTTATTGCAACGACCGGTGTAGCCGGGCCTGGCCCAGCATCCGGGGTTTTACCCGGCACGCTGTGCTTCGCGTGGGCGTTCGCCGGCGAGCCGATTGCCGTGTTTACCTGTACCCAGCGTTTTTTTGGAGAGCGAGCGCAGGTCATGCACGACGGCGCCGTCTATGGGCTCACCCGCCTGATCCACTATCACGAGCGCTGGCTACGTGGGGAGCGAGCCTAA
- a CDS encoding SDR family oxidoreductase, translating to MSDYPTPPFPSQPQSVPGSQRKMEPYPDCGEQTYTGNNRLEGKIALITGADSGIGRAVAIAYAREGADVAVAYLDEHEDAQETARWVEAAGRQCLLLPGDLAQKQHCYDIVDKTVAQFGRVDILVNNAAFQMAHEGLDEIDDDEWVKTFDTNITAIFRICQRALPSMPKGGSIINTSSVNSDDPSPSLLAYAATKGAIANFTAGLAQSLAKKGIRVNSVAPGPIWTPLIPATMPDEAVRHFGSGYPMGRPGQPVEVAPIYVLLGSAEASYISGSRYGVTGGKPIL from the coding sequence ATGAGCGATTACCCGACTCCTCCGTTCCCGTCTCAACCGCAAAGCGTGCCCGGTTCACAACGCAAGATGGAGCCCTACCCGGACTGTGGTGAACAGACCTACACCGGCAACAACCGGCTGGAAGGTAAAATCGCCTTGATCACCGGCGCCGACAGCGGCATCGGGCGCGCAGTAGCGATCGCCTACGCTCGGGAGGGTGCTGACGTTGCCGTTGCCTACCTGGATGAGCACGAAGATGCGCAAGAAACCGCGCGTTGGGTTGAGGCCGCTGGCCGGCAGTGCCTGCTACTGCCAGGCGACCTTGCGCAGAAACAGCACTGCTACGACATCGTTGACAAGACCGTGGCGCAGTTCGGACGCGTCGATATTCTGGTCAACAACGCCGCGTTCCAGATGGCCCATGAGGGCCTGGACGAGATTGACGATGATGAATGGGTGAAGACCTTCGATACCAACATCACCGCCATTTTCCGCATTTGCCAACGCGCGTTGCCCTCGATGCCCAAAGGCGGTTCGATCATCAACACCAGCTCGGTCAACTCCGACGACCCATCCCCCAGCTTGTTGGCGTATGCCGCCACCAAGGGGGCCATTGCCAATTTCACTGCAGGCCTGGCCCAATCACTTGCCAAGAAAGGCATCCGGGTCAACAGCGTGGCGCCCGGCCCGATCTGGACACCGCTGATTCCTGCCACCATGCCCGATGAAGCCGTCAGGCACTTCGGTTCAGGCTACCCGATGGGGCGGCCGGGGCAACCCGTCGAAGTCGCCCCGATCTACGTTTTGTTGGGCTCTGCTGAAGCAAGTTACATCTCGGGCTCACGGTACGGAGTTACCGGCGGAAAACCCATCCTCTGA
- a CDS encoding type 1 glutamine amidotransferase domain-containing protein: MSAQLNGKRVAFLVTDGFEQVELTGPREALENSGAVVDILSEKEGKVHGWNHDKPADEFAVDATFDGAALDLYDALVLPGGVQNSDTIRLIPGAQKLVKSHDAAGKPLAVICHGAWLLVSSGLAKGKRMTSYKTLQDDIRNAGGDWVDEQVVVDGHLITSRQPDDIPAFNEQLIKALAG; the protein is encoded by the coding sequence ATGAGTGCACAACTGAACGGCAAGCGCGTGGCCTTTCTGGTCACCGATGGCTTCGAGCAGGTAGAGCTGACGGGCCCGCGTGAAGCCTTGGAAAACAGCGGTGCCGTGGTCGATATTCTGAGTGAAAAAGAAGGGAAGGTACATGGCTGGAACCATGACAAGCCCGCCGACGAATTCGCCGTTGATGCGACGTTCGACGGTGCCGCCCTCGACCTGTACGACGCATTGGTGCTGCCTGGTGGCGTGCAGAATTCCGACACCATCCGCCTGATCCCCGGTGCGCAAAAGCTGGTGAAGAGCCATGACGCGGCTGGCAAGCCGCTGGCCGTCATCTGTCACGGTGCCTGGCTGCTGGTGTCCAGTGGCTTGGCCAAAGGCAAGCGGATGACCAGCTACAAGACATTGCAGGACGACATTCGCAATGCGGGAGGCGATTGGGTGGATGAGCAGGTGGTGGTGGACGGCCACCTGATCACCAGCCGCCAGCCCGACGATATTCCGGCTTTCAATGAACAGTTAATCAAGGCGCTGGCAGGCTGA
- a CDS encoding SDR family oxidoreductase, whose product MIDQATGMKLGERYSVENVERAHQFPGFFLDGKYYLGPELLTAVGWLEGTTFIYDSLDAEGEPVFPDRVAGTIEGLKLVLIDGSALELSRIEPTSILASAGEELEQDPPSAAPSGPAPTKGPLRGKVVVITGASSGIGRAAAHAFACKGARLVLAARDEEALFDVLDECTDCGTDAVAITTDVTRSEQVQALAEQAAVFGHGRIDIWVNNAGVGAVGSFEDTPLEAHEQVIQTDLVGYLRGAYVTLPFFKAQGIGILINTLSLGSWVAQPYAAAYSASKFGLRGLTDALRGELTEFPDIHVCDIYPAVMDTPGFRDGGNYTGHALTPPGPIYDPELVAKAMVACAISPRAHTTVGAVARVAHLASFLVPGLPLLSGWLTRRGLRHSPTAAISSGNLFEPPSGRRSVEGGWRNRKDNKPLLVSAAVLGIIAGLFITRTQRRRR is encoded by the coding sequence ATGATTGATCAAGCGACAGGCATGAAATTAGGCGAACGCTACAGCGTAGAGAACGTCGAGCGCGCCCATCAATTTCCCGGTTTCTTTCTGGACGGAAAATACTACCTTGGGCCTGAACTGCTGACGGCTGTCGGCTGGCTCGAAGGGACAACGTTCATCTATGACAGCCTGGATGCGGAAGGCGAGCCTGTCTTCCCGGATCGGGTGGCAGGCACCATCGAGGGTTTGAAATTGGTGCTGATCGACGGCTCCGCTCTTGAGCTCTCGAGGATTGAACCCACTTCTATCCTGGCGTCTGCGGGCGAAGAGCTCGAGCAAGACCCGCCCTCAGCAGCGCCATCAGGCCCAGCGCCGACAAAAGGCCCTTTGCGCGGCAAAGTGGTGGTCATCACCGGCGCTTCAAGCGGCATAGGCAGGGCCGCCGCGCATGCGTTTGCCTGCAAAGGTGCTCGCCTGGTGCTGGCGGCGCGCGATGAGGAAGCGCTGTTCGACGTGTTGGACGAGTGCACCGATTGCGGCACGGACGCTGTGGCAATCACCACCGACGTGACCCGCAGTGAACAGGTACAAGCGCTGGCCGAGCAGGCCGCCGTATTTGGTCATGGAAGGATCGATATCTGGGTCAACAACGCCGGCGTTGGCGCGGTCGGCAGTTTCGAGGACACGCCATTGGAGGCACATGAACAGGTCATTCAAACCGACCTGGTCGGTTACCTACGCGGCGCCTACGTGACCCTTCCCTTCTTCAAGGCTCAAGGTATCGGCATTCTGATCAACACGCTGTCACTAGGCAGTTGGGTAGCCCAGCCCTATGCCGCGGCTTATTCGGCGAGCAAGTTCGGCCTGCGAGGCCTGACCGACGCGCTGCGGGGAGAGTTGACGGAATTTCCCGACATCCATGTCTGCGATATCTACCCAGCGGTCATGGACACGCCGGGTTTCAGGGATGGCGGCAACTACACCGGCCACGCCCTCACCCCGCCTGGGCCGATCTACGACCCGGAGTTGGTGGCAAAGGCCATGGTGGCATGCGCCATTTCCCCTCGTGCGCACACCACAGTCGGCGCCGTCGCCCGCGTTGCCCACCTGGCCAGCTTCCTGGTTCCAGGACTACCGCTGCTGTCGGGCTGGCTGACACGCCGGGGCCTCCGCCACAGTCCCACTGCAGCTATTTCATCGGGCAACCTGTTCGAGCCACCCAGTGGCCGACGCAGCGTGGAAGGAGGTTGGCGAAACCGAAAAGACAACAAGCCGTTGTTGGTGAGCGCGGCAGTCCTCGGCATCATTGCCGGGTTATTCATTACCCGCACTCAACGGCGGCGCCGGTGA
- a CDS encoding zinc-dependent alcohol dehydrogenase, with protein MRALTYHGANDVRVDNVPDPLIAQADDIILRVTATAICGSDLHLYRGKIPETEAGDIFGHEFMGIVEDTGSAVTNLQIGDRVVIPFVIACGSCFFCQHDLFAACETTNTGRGSIINKKGIPPGAALFGYSHLYGGIPGGQADYVRVPKANVGPFKVPTDLSDDKVLFLSDILPTAWQAVINAEIGQGSSVAIYGAGPVGLLSAACARMLGAQTIFMVDDNDYRLAYARDAYGVVPINFEQDDDPADSIIRQTPGMRGVDAVIDAVGFEAKGSTAETVMTALKIEGSSGKALRQSIAAVRRGGVVSVPGVYAGFIHAFMFGDAFDKGLTFKMGQTHVQKYLPELLEHIEAGRLQPELIVTHRLALEEAAMGYKMFDQKQDNCRKVILVPGAAAGTLGPDYV; from the coding sequence ATGAGAGCATTGACCTACCACGGAGCAAACGACGTCAGGGTAGATAACGTCCCTGATCCCCTCATCGCGCAAGCAGACGACATTATCCTTAGGGTCACCGCCACAGCGATCTGCGGTTCCGACTTACATCTGTATCGAGGCAAGATTCCGGAAACCGAAGCAGGAGATATCTTCGGCCACGAGTTCATGGGAATCGTCGAGGACACCGGAAGTGCAGTCACTAATCTACAGATTGGCGACCGAGTGGTGATTCCCTTTGTTATCGCCTGCGGCAGTTGCTTCTTCTGTCAGCACGATCTGTTTGCCGCCTGCGAAACCACCAACACTGGGCGCGGCTCAATCATCAATAAGAAGGGCATTCCTCCAGGCGCGGCGCTGTTTGGATACAGCCATTTATATGGCGGTATCCCTGGCGGTCAAGCTGACTACGTCAGGGTACCCAAAGCTAATGTCGGCCCCTTCAAAGTCCCTACTGACCTATCCGATGACAAGGTGCTTTTCCTGTCCGATATTCTGCCCACCGCGTGGCAAGCGGTCATTAATGCGGAAATTGGCCAGGGTTCATCGGTGGCTATCTACGGCGCCGGGCCAGTTGGTTTGCTGAGTGCCGCCTGTGCACGAATGCTCGGTGCCCAGACTATCTTCATGGTCGATGACAATGATTACCGCCTGGCATATGCCCGGGACGCTTACGGCGTTGTACCCATCAACTTCGAGCAGGATGACGATCCTGCAGACAGCATCATTCGTCAGACGCCAGGTATGCGCGGCGTTGACGCGGTAATCGACGCGGTCGGCTTCGAGGCCAAAGGCAGCACTGCCGAAACGGTGATGACGGCACTGAAGATCGAAGGCAGCAGCGGCAAAGCGCTGCGCCAGAGCATTGCTGCCGTGCGACGGGGCGGCGTTGTCAGCGTCCCGGGTGTGTACGCCGGCTTTATCCATGCCTTCATGTTCGGCGATGCCTTCGACAAGGGACTTACCTTCAAGATGGGCCAGACCCATGTCCAGAAATACCTACCCGAACTGCTGGAGCACATCGAAGCAGGACGCTTGCAACCGGAACTAATCGTCACCCACCGCCTGGCACTCGAAGAAGCGGCCATGGGCTACAAGATGTTCGATCAAAAGCAAGATAACTGCCGCAAGGTCATCCTGGTGCCAGGCGCTGCGGCGGGTACCCTAGGCCCTGACTACGTGTAG
- a CDS encoding phenolic acid decarboxylase yields MRNITDIEPTQDLSSFIGTHFIYTYANGWKYEWYARNAHTCDYRIHQGLVGGRWVTHQTMTLVQVGPGLFKVDWHEPTGTCVSLLFDVAQRRLHGTIFFPQWIAGEGQHPEKTICYQNDFIEDMNRFRDEGPAYPYVIISEFAKITFMEQRGADNDEVINAAPGQLPDGFLDRQN; encoded by the coding sequence ATGCGAAATATCACTGATATAGAGCCGACTCAGGATTTGTCATCATTCATCGGTACCCACTTCATCTATACGTATGCCAACGGCTGGAAATATGAATGGTACGCGCGTAATGCGCACACTTGTGACTACCGCATTCATCAGGGGCTAGTCGGCGGACGGTGGGTAACGCATCAAACGATGACCTTGGTACAAGTCGGCCCCGGTCTTTTCAAAGTTGATTGGCATGAGCCGACCGGAACCTGTGTGAGCCTTTTGTTCGACGTTGCGCAACGCCGACTTCACGGAACAATTTTCTTCCCCCAATGGATTGCTGGAGAAGGGCAACATCCGGAAAAAACAATTTGCTACCAAAATGACTTTATAGAGGACATGAATCGATTTCGAGATGAGGGGCCAGCGTACCCTTATGTAATTATCAGCGAATTCGCCAAAATAACATTTATGGAGCAGCGCGGAGCCGATAATGATGAAGTTATCAATGCTGCGCCCGGGCAGCTTCCAGATGGTTTTCTCGATAGGCAAAATTGA